The following coding sequences are from one Equus caballus isolate H_3958 breed thoroughbred chromosome 27, TB-T2T, whole genome shotgun sequence window:
- the STOX2 gene encoding storkhead-box protein 2 isoform X4 translates to MKKTRSTTLRRAWPSSDFSDRASDRMRSRSEKDYRLHKRFPAAFAPQAARGYMTSGDVSPISMSPISQSQFIPLGEILCLAISAMNSARKPVTQEALMEHLTTCFPGVPTPSQEILRHTLNTLVRERKIYPTPDGYFIVTPQTYFITPSLIRTNSKWYHLDERIPDRSQCTSPQPGTITPSASGCVRERTLPRNHCDSCHCCREDMHSMHASTLQRKPAKDCKDPYCPPSLCQVPPTEKSKSTVNFSYKTETLSKPKDSEKQSKKFGLKLFRLSFKKDKTKQLANFSAQFPPEEWPLRDEDTPTTIPREVEMEIIRRINPDLTVENVMRHTALMKKLEEEKAHRSKAGSSAHHSGRSKKSRTHRKSHGKSRSHSKTRVSKGDPSDGSHLDIPGEREYDFCDPLTRAPREGCFIIEHKGDNFIMHSNTNVIESHFPMTPEWDVSGELAKRRTEMPFPEPSRGSSHSKVHRSHSHTQDRRSRNERSNKAKERSRSMDNSKGPLGASSLGTPEDLAEGCSQDDQTPSQSYIDDSTLRPAQTVGHQRAHISSTSYKEVCIPEIVGGSKEPSSACSLLEPGKAPESLPSYSELNSCPTKTTTDDYFQCNTSSETVLTAPSPLGKNKEDHDTLTLTEGVKKLPLSDRQAPHSAREPVGHKEESPKGPGGGPAASGAVAEGMANGRLIQHHNAEPSSLDKRKEIFSKDTLFKPLHSTLSVNSYHKSSLSLLKSHPKTPADTLPGRCEKLEPSLGTSAAQAMPASQRQQESGGNQEASFDYYNVSDDDDSEEGANKNTEEEKNRDDVGTMQWLLEREKERDLQRKFEKNLTLLAPKETDSSSNQRATHSARLDSMDSSSITVDSGFNSPRN, encoded by the exons GTGATGTATCACCGATCAGTATGTCTCCCATCAGTCAATCTCAGTTTATTCCACTCGGGGAAATCCTTTGCTTGGCCATCTCAGCAATGAACTCGGCTAGGAAACCTGTCACCCAGGAGGCACTGATGGAGCACCTGACCACGTGTTTCCCAG GTGTTCCCACCCCAAGCCAAGAAATTCTACGGCACACACTGAACACGCTGGTTCGGGAGAGGAAAATCTACCCAACTCCAGATGGCTATTTCATCGTGACCCCACAGACTTACTTCATCACTCCTTCCCTCATAAGAACTAACAGTAAATGGTACCATTTGGACGAGAGGATACCTGACAGGTCTCAGTGTACCTCTCCACAACCCGGAACCATAACGCCCTCTGCCTCAGGCTGCGTCAGGGAAAGAACATTGCCCAGAAACCACTGCGACTCTTGCCACTGCTGCAGAGAAGACATGCACAGTATGCATGCGTCAACTCTGCAGAGGAAGCCTGCCAAGGACTGCAAAGACCCTTATTGCCCTCCTTCACTATGCCAGGTGCCACCCACTGAAAAGAGCAAAAGTACTGTAAATTTTTCTTATAAGACAGAAACTCTCTCAAAACCTAAAGATAGTGAAAAGCAGTCCAAAAAGTTCGGGCTCAAGTTATTCCggctaagttttaaaaaagacaaGACCAAACAGCTAGCCAATTTCTCTGCCCAGTTTCCTCCTGAAGAGTGGCCCCTGCGAGATGAGGACACACCAACGACCATCCCTAGGGAAGTGGAAATGGAAATCATTCGGAGGATTAACCCGGACTTGACCGTGGAAAATGTCATGAGGCACACTGCACTAATGAAGaaacttgaagaagaaaaagcgCATAGGAGTAAAGCTGGGTCCTCTGCCCATCACAGTGGAAGAAGTAAAAAGAGTAGGACTCATCGAAAGTCCCACGGAAAGTCCCGGTCACACAGCAAGACACGTGTGTCTAAAGGAGACCCATCAGATGGCTCTCACCTGGACATCCCAGGTGAGAGAGAGTATGATTTTTGTGATCCTCTCACCAGGGCGCCTAGGGAGGGCTGCTTCATCATTGAACACAAAGGAGATAACTTCATCATGCATAGCAACACGAACGTGATCGAGTCTCATTTCCCCATGACCCCAGAATGGGATGTGTCTGGGGAATTGGCCAAAAGGAGAACTGAGATGCCTTTTCCTGAACCTTCCAGGGGAAGCTCCCACTCAAAGGTGCACCGAAGCCACAGCCATACCCAGGACCGAAGGTCCAGGAATGAAAGATCCAATAAAGCCAAGGAGAGATCCAGATCCATGGATAACTCCAAAGGCCCTCTGGGTGCTTCTTCTCTGGGGACGCCTGAAGACCTGGCCGAAGGCTGTAGCCAAGATGACCAAACGCCTAGCCAATCCTACATTGATGACAGTACTTTAAGGCCTGCACAGACTGTCGGTCATCAAAGGGCTCACATTTCGTCCACAAGCTATAAAGAAGTGTGTATTCCAGAAATAGTCGGTGGCAGCAAGGAGCCTTCCAGTGCTTGTAGCCTTTTGGAGCCAGGCAAAGCACCCGAGAGTTTGCCATCCTATAGCGAACTCAACTCTTGTCCAACAAAAACAACTACAGATGACTATTTCCAGTGCAACACCTCCAGTGAGACGGTGCTCACGGCACCGTCACCTCTGGGAAAGAATAAAGAGGACCATGACACTCTGACCCTGACAGAAGGGGTGAAAAAGCTGCCTCTGTCTGATAGGCAGGCCCCACATTCCGCCAGGGAGCCTGTAGGGCACAAGGAGGAGTCGCCAAAAGGGCCAGGCGGGGGCCCAGCCGCTTCGGGAGCAGTGGCTGAAGGGATGGCCAATGGACGCCTCATCCAGCATCACAACGCCGAGCCCAGCAGCCTGGACAAGAGGAAAGAGATATTCAGCAAAGACACACTGTTCAAACCTCTTCACAGCACCTTGTCTGTAAACAGCTATCACAAATCGAGCCTGTCTCTCCTCAAATCTCATCCGAAGACACCTGCCGACACATTGCCAGGCCGATGCGAGAAACTGGAGCCGTCCCTCGGGACCTCGGCAGCACAAGCCATGCCTGCTTCCCAGCGTCAGCAGGAGTCAGGGGGCAACCAGGAAGCCTCTTTTGACTATTACAACGTCTCTGATGATGACGACTCTGAGGAAGGGGCGAACAAGAACACggaggaggagaaaaacagagaTGACGTAGGCACCATGCAGTGGCTCCtcgagagggagaaggaaagagacctGCAGAGGAAATTCGAGAAGAACCTCACCCTCCTCGCCCCAAAAGAAACTGACAGCAGCAGCAACCAGAGAGCCACCCATTCGGCACGCCTCGACAGCATGGACAGCAGCAGCATCACTGTGGACAGTGGATTCAACTCCCCACG GAATTGA
- the STOX2 gene encoding storkhead-box protein 2 isoform X5, translating to MEPVQKGSGDVSPISMSPISQSQFIPLGEILCLAISAMNSARKPVTQEALMEHLTTCFPGVPTPSQEILRHTLNTLVRERKIYPTPDGYFIVTPQTYFITPSLIRTNSKWYHLDERIPDRSQCTSPQPGTITPSASGCVRERTLPRNHCDSCHCCREDMHSMHASTLQRKPAKDCKDPYCPPSLCQVPPTEKSKSTVNFSYKTETLSKPKDSEKQSKKFGLKLFRLSFKKDKTKQLANFSAQFPPEEWPLRDEDTPTTIPREVEMEIIRRINPDLTVENVMRHTALMKKLEEEKAHRSKAGSSAHHSGRSKKSRTHRKSHGKSRSHSKTRVSKGDPSDGSHLDIPGEREYDFCDPLTRAPREGCFIIEHKGDNFIMHSNTNVIESHFPMTPEWDVSGELAKRRTEMPFPEPSRGSSHSKVHRSHSHTQDRRSRNERSNKAKERSRSMDNSKGPLGASSLGTPEDLAEGCSQDDQTPSQSYIDDSTLRPAQTVGHQRAHISSTSYKEVCIPEIVGGSKEPSSACSLLEPGKAPESLPSYSELNSCPTKTTTDDYFQCNTSSETVLTAPSPLGKNKEDHDTLTLTEGVKKLPLSDRQAPHSAREPVGHKEESPKGPGGGPAASGAVAEGMANGRLIQHHNAEPSSLDKRKEIFSKDTLFKPLHSTLSVNSYHKSSLSLLKSHPKTPADTLPGRCEKLEPSLGTSAAQAMPASQRQQESGGNQEASFDYYNVSDDDDSEEGANKNTEEEKNRDDVGTMQWLLEREKERDLQRKFEKNLTLLAPKETDSSSNQRATHSARLDSMDSSSITVDSGFNSPRN from the exons GTGATGTATCACCGATCAGTATGTCTCCCATCAGTCAATCTCAGTTTATTCCACTCGGGGAAATCCTTTGCTTGGCCATCTCAGCAATGAACTCGGCTAGGAAACCTGTCACCCAGGAGGCACTGATGGAGCACCTGACCACGTGTTTCCCAG GTGTTCCCACCCCAAGCCAAGAAATTCTACGGCACACACTGAACACGCTGGTTCGGGAGAGGAAAATCTACCCAACTCCAGATGGCTATTTCATCGTGACCCCACAGACTTACTTCATCACTCCTTCCCTCATAAGAACTAACAGTAAATGGTACCATTTGGACGAGAGGATACCTGACAGGTCTCAGTGTACCTCTCCACAACCCGGAACCATAACGCCCTCTGCCTCAGGCTGCGTCAGGGAAAGAACATTGCCCAGAAACCACTGCGACTCTTGCCACTGCTGCAGAGAAGACATGCACAGTATGCATGCGTCAACTCTGCAGAGGAAGCCTGCCAAGGACTGCAAAGACCCTTATTGCCCTCCTTCACTATGCCAGGTGCCACCCACTGAAAAGAGCAAAAGTACTGTAAATTTTTCTTATAAGACAGAAACTCTCTCAAAACCTAAAGATAGTGAAAAGCAGTCCAAAAAGTTCGGGCTCAAGTTATTCCggctaagttttaaaaaagacaaGACCAAACAGCTAGCCAATTTCTCTGCCCAGTTTCCTCCTGAAGAGTGGCCCCTGCGAGATGAGGACACACCAACGACCATCCCTAGGGAAGTGGAAATGGAAATCATTCGGAGGATTAACCCGGACTTGACCGTGGAAAATGTCATGAGGCACACTGCACTAATGAAGaaacttgaagaagaaaaagcgCATAGGAGTAAAGCTGGGTCCTCTGCCCATCACAGTGGAAGAAGTAAAAAGAGTAGGACTCATCGAAAGTCCCACGGAAAGTCCCGGTCACACAGCAAGACACGTGTGTCTAAAGGAGACCCATCAGATGGCTCTCACCTGGACATCCCAGGTGAGAGAGAGTATGATTTTTGTGATCCTCTCACCAGGGCGCCTAGGGAGGGCTGCTTCATCATTGAACACAAAGGAGATAACTTCATCATGCATAGCAACACGAACGTGATCGAGTCTCATTTCCCCATGACCCCAGAATGGGATGTGTCTGGGGAATTGGCCAAAAGGAGAACTGAGATGCCTTTTCCTGAACCTTCCAGGGGAAGCTCCCACTCAAAGGTGCACCGAAGCCACAGCCATACCCAGGACCGAAGGTCCAGGAATGAAAGATCCAATAAAGCCAAGGAGAGATCCAGATCCATGGATAACTCCAAAGGCCCTCTGGGTGCTTCTTCTCTGGGGACGCCTGAAGACCTGGCCGAAGGCTGTAGCCAAGATGACCAAACGCCTAGCCAATCCTACATTGATGACAGTACTTTAAGGCCTGCACAGACTGTCGGTCATCAAAGGGCTCACATTTCGTCCACAAGCTATAAAGAAGTGTGTATTCCAGAAATAGTCGGTGGCAGCAAGGAGCCTTCCAGTGCTTGTAGCCTTTTGGAGCCAGGCAAAGCACCCGAGAGTTTGCCATCCTATAGCGAACTCAACTCTTGTCCAACAAAAACAACTACAGATGACTATTTCCAGTGCAACACCTCCAGTGAGACGGTGCTCACGGCACCGTCACCTCTGGGAAAGAATAAAGAGGACCATGACACTCTGACCCTGACAGAAGGGGTGAAAAAGCTGCCTCTGTCTGATAGGCAGGCCCCACATTCCGCCAGGGAGCCTGTAGGGCACAAGGAGGAGTCGCCAAAAGGGCCAGGCGGGGGCCCAGCCGCTTCGGGAGCAGTGGCTGAAGGGATGGCCAATGGACGCCTCATCCAGCATCACAACGCCGAGCCCAGCAGCCTGGACAAGAGGAAAGAGATATTCAGCAAAGACACACTGTTCAAACCTCTTCACAGCACCTTGTCTGTAAACAGCTATCACAAATCGAGCCTGTCTCTCCTCAAATCTCATCCGAAGACACCTGCCGACACATTGCCAGGCCGATGCGAGAAACTGGAGCCGTCCCTCGGGACCTCGGCAGCACAAGCCATGCCTGCTTCCCAGCGTCAGCAGGAGTCAGGGGGCAACCAGGAAGCCTCTTTTGACTATTACAACGTCTCTGATGATGACGACTCTGAGGAAGGGGCGAACAAGAACACggaggaggagaaaaacagagaTGACGTAGGCACCATGCAGTGGCTCCtcgagagggagaaggaaagagacctGCAGAGGAAATTCGAGAAGAACCTCACCCTCCTCGCCCCAAAAGAAACTGACAGCAGCAGCAACCAGAGAGCCACCCATTCGGCACGCCTCGACAGCATGGACAGCAGCAGCATCACTGTGGACAGTGGATTCAACTCCCCACG GAATTGA